Proteins from a genomic interval of Candidatus Nanosynbacter sp. HMT-352:
- a CDS encoding DUF167 domain-containing protein, translating into MKISVHLKPNSRHREEVVPNDDGSLTIYTKASAIEGRANLAAGKLLAKYFGVAPSRVKLLRGATSKYKVFNIDQSD; encoded by the coding sequence ATGAAAATCTCCGTCCATCTCAAACCCAACTCTCGCCACCGCGAAGAAGTCGTCCCGAACGATGATGGTTCGCTGACAATCTACACCAAGGCGTCAGCCATTGAGGGGCGAGCGAATCTAGCGGCAGGAAAGTTGTTGGCAAAATATTTTGGTGTGGCACCTTCACGGGTAAAATTACTACGCGGTGCAACCTCGAAATACAAGGTGTTTAACATTGATCAGTCGGACTAA
- a CDS encoding polysaccharide deacetylase family protein — protein MRIQRKKAKPKSKKLFIIIPFLILLFSAGLFGIYFLNQSHSRQTTAPSDEKYYFADSKYSGIRSKFVTRDNKREKVSIEYPITENEKINRLISESIDKIDRDFQNTVLLATVFDKPMTETISYQVMHNTSEALSIIVNIKQDMNGAHPASMTQFWTFDKKSGEVVGLADFTEQSDEAAEAIISAAKNSISQTIKQRQQPEIDLNEIINKEALSNFIITNNGNSLAWPLGQASLLPSSYGELTITVPISSVSKYLQNPTARKLANIPKPPEPKPEPAPAPAAPTPAPTTGNKVIALTFDDGPGPYTAHLLDILDQYGAKATFFLIGSKVSGQASVVRSIQARGHQLGNHSWSHPELPKLSVDQIAGEIDRTNEAIRQATGVKPSILRPPYGAVNGVVLEQLRLRNMSSILWSVDTRDWADRNSQIVCSRAVAGARPGAVILMHDIHQTSVNAVPCILSSLKQQGYSFVTIQRLN, from the coding sequence ATGCGCATTCAGAGAAAAAAAGCAAAACCAAAATCGAAAAAACTATTTATTATCATACCGTTTTTGATATTGCTATTTTCGGCAGGGCTATTTGGGATATATTTCCTCAATCAATCACACTCGCGACAAACGACTGCGCCATCTGACGAAAAGTATTATTTTGCCGACTCGAAATATTCTGGCATTCGCTCAAAATTTGTCACCAGAGATAACAAACGGGAAAAAGTTTCAATTGAATATCCGATCACGGAAAATGAAAAAATTAATCGCTTAATTAGCGAGTCGATTGATAAAATTGATCGCGATTTTCAAAATACGGTTTTACTGGCGACAGTTTTTGATAAGCCAATGACCGAAACAATTAGCTATCAAGTCATGCACAACACTTCAGAAGCGCTGTCGATTATCGTCAATATTAAGCAGGATATGAACGGCGCACATCCAGCATCAATGACGCAATTTTGGACTTTCGACAAAAAATCTGGCGAAGTTGTCGGCTTGGCTGATTTTACAGAACAGTCCGATGAAGCCGCCGAAGCAATCATATCCGCTGCCAAAAATAGCATTTCTCAGACCATCAAACAACGTCAGCAGCCAGAAATTGACCTGAACGAAATCATAAATAAAGAAGCTTTATCTAATTTCATCATCACTAATAACGGCAATTCATTGGCTTGGCCACTCGGTCAGGCGTCGCTACTACCATCATCTTACGGCGAATTGACAATTACCGTGCCAATTTCCTCCGTCTCTAAATATCTGCAAAACCCAACAGCTCGGAAACTAGCCAATATTCCCAAGCCACCCGAGCCAAAGCCAGAACCAGCACCAGCACCCGCTGCGCCAACACCTGCACCAACCACTGGCAATAAAGTGATTGCCTTGACGTTTGATGATGGACCAGGTCCATACACCGCGCACCTACTGGACATCTTGGATCAGTATGGTGCGAAAGCGACATTTTTCTTGATTGGTAGCAAAGTTTCTGGGCAAGCTAGCGTCGTACGTAGTATACAGGCGCGTGGTCATCAACTGGGCAATCACTCGTGGTCACATCCGGAACTACCTAAGCTATCAGTTGACCAAATTGCTGGCGAAATCGACCGTACTAACGAGGCCATCAGGCAAGCCACTGGTGTCAAGCCGAGCATCTTACGACCACCTTACGGCGCGGTCAACGGCGTTGTCCTGGAACAGCTTCGCCTGCGGAATATGTCATCAATCTTGTGGTCGGTCGACACGCGGGATTGGGCTGATCGCAATAGCCAGATTGTCTGTTCACGTGCCGTCGCTGGCGCTCGCCCTGGAGCCGTCATCTTGATGCACGACATACACCAAACTTCCGTCAATGCCGTGCCGTGCATCCTCAGCTCACTGAAGCAGCAGGGGTATTCATTTGTGACGATACAACGGTTGAATTAG
- a CDS encoding ABC transporter ATP-binding protein, which produces MELEPIIKVDKLVKTYDGNNVVDGVSFEVKKGEIFGILGPNGAGKTTTLEMLEALRPIDGGVATIDGIDVAKKPKDIKNIIGIQLQSTAFYDKLTLREQLKMFGSLYGRTVDTEALLAKVQLTEKAKNYVEQLSGGQKQRFAIASTLVNNPKVLFLDEPTTGLDPQARRNLWDLIKEIRDEGITILLTTHYMDEAELLCDRLAIMDSGKIITIDTPHNLIQQLLARGFKKEQVVEQANLEDVFIDLTGKAIRD; this is translated from the coding sequence GTGGAACTTGAGCCAATTATAAAAGTCGATAAACTCGTTAAGACTTATGATGGAAATAACGTGGTTGACGGCGTATCGTTTGAAGTTAAAAAGGGCGAGATATTTGGGATTCTTGGTCCTAACGGCGCGGGCAAAACAACAACATTGGAAATGCTGGAAGCGCTCAGACCAATTGATGGCGGCGTGGCTACAATTGATGGCATAGATGTCGCTAAGAAACCTAAGGATATTAAGAATATAATTGGTATTCAACTTCAGTCGACGGCTTTTTATGATAAGCTGACTTTGCGTGAACAATTGAAAATGTTTGGTAGTTTATATGGTCGAACAGTTGATACTGAGGCGCTGCTCGCTAAGGTCCAATTGACGGAAAAGGCTAAGAATTACGTCGAGCAACTTTCTGGTGGTCAAAAACAGCGTTTTGCGATTGCTTCGACATTGGTGAATAATCCAAAAGTGTTGTTTCTGGACGAGCCGACTACGGGGCTTGATCCGCAGGCGCGTAGAAATTTGTGGGATTTAATTAAGGAAATTCGCGACGAGGGAATTACGATTCTTTTGACGACGCATTATATGGACGAGGCGGAATTATTATGTGACCGTCTGGCAATTATGGATAGCGGTAAGATTATCACAATTGATACGCCACACAATCTCATTCAGCAATTATTGGCGCGTGGTTTTAAGAAGGAACAAGTTGTCGAGCAAGCCAACTTAGAGGACGTGTTTATTGATTTAACAGGAAAGGCAATTCGGGATTAA